A segment of the Saccharomyces kudriavzevii IFO 1802 strain IFO1802 genome assembly, chromosome: 2 genome:
TGAgagaatatttttatcaGTGTGAAATGTTGTAAAACTCCCATCAAATCAAATCAGCCTATAGctgaaaatatgaaaaatttttttccaatgcgactgaaaaatttgaaaagggCATAGGGTAATCGCGAATTATTGTGCGTACTAAAAATAGAGTTGAATAACTATGTAGTATAGGAGCATTACACCAATCTAGCCCCTCCTATAATTTACTTAACGATTGTATAAAGAAACTGAGAGACTTTCAAAGACCCAGTTGTTTTTCGATTTTGCTATGAACGTCATCGCCCACCATGGTGCTGGCTTGTAGGCCGGAGCCAGGGTAGACGTCCTCCCAATCAATGCTGCAGTCCTTGTTCAACAATATGTCATGGTGCATGCTACTGTTCGTTGAAAGAGGGTTGAAATCAGTTCTATTGACAATTTCCAACTCCATCGTCCTTTTAATAGGCTCGGCAATACCGAATATCTGTCGATACTGTTCCATTTGTCTTTGGCGTTGTGTGGTTTCCCAATGATTCAACGTTGATTCCAACGGGTGTCGGTCATTCAATTGTGTGGAAAGGGGTACTGCACCACCTCCTTGTTGGCGCAACGTGTCTGGCAAAGAGGGCACTGCTGACGAAAGAACGGTCTTGTCTTGATCTGTAGAGACCTGGGATTTGAAGTTGCCTTGTGGGACGATATTCATGGCTAGTTTGAAGGGTGTTTCTGTGTTGGGCTTACCGATATACACTGCTCCACATTACTTTCAATGATTGGAAAACTACACAACACGCTTTAATAGACCACAGGTAGATAAATCGCCACCGCATGGTTACCCGGAGTGCATgcccaaaaaaagaataaacgCATTAAGAAGAGTTTGCGCATCGCTGGTTGTGGATGCTCGAGAGTTCCAGGTTGGAACCTCGCATCTGCAGGCGGTTGTTGCATGCCCATATGTTCCAATTCATTGCTTCTGTGGAGACACAAGATGGCTTGAAAGCTTCCTCTGCAAAAATATCGCCCAATGGGCAATTCCTTGCTATAACGCAGGGACTTAACATTCTAATATTCGATGTCAACAAACAGGTCATATCACAAACGCTAGTCACGTCACACGCAAGGCCGTTCTCAGAATTATGCTGGTCTCCCGATGGACTGTGTTTAGCGACTGCGTCGGATGACTTCTCTGTGGAAATAATACACTTATCATACGGGCTGCTACACACTTTTGTTGGCCATACGGCGCCTGTGATATCTCTGACGTTCAATAGAAAGGGAAACTTGCTGTTTACGTCCTCAATGGACGAGAGTATCAAGATCTGGGACACTTTGAATGGCTCGTTGATGAAAACGATATCTGCGCATTCGGAAGCAGTTGTGTCCGTGGATGTGCCCGTAAGTGATTCTTCTATTTTGAGTTCAGGTTCGTATGACGGGCTCATACGGATCTTTGACTCAGGTACTGGACATTGTTTGAAGACGTTGACCTACGATAAGGACTGGAAAAGGGAGAATGGTGTGGTGCCTATCTCCCAGGttaaattttcagaaaacGCAAGGTATCTCCTGGTGAAATCGCTGGACGGTGTAGTAAAAATATGGGACTGCATCGGAGGTTGCGTGGTACGAACTTTTCAAGTCCAGCTTTCTGAGAAGGGTGTCCTGCACCATTCTTGCGGTATGGATTTCTTAAATCCTGAGGATGGATCCACTCCATTAGTGATCAGCGGTTACGAAAATGGCGATATTTACTGTTGGAACTCGGATAATAAAGATCTCGTTCAACTGCTAGATGGGTCTCTACATCATCATAATAGTCCTGTCATGAGCATACACTGCTTCGGTAATATCATGTGTTCTCTAGCATTGAATGGAGATTGCTGTTTATGGAGATGGTTGTGAAGAATCAGCATGTTACATATGGTATGATATATCATTAGGGtgtaataataaaaataaatgtatatatgtatatatcaTAGACGCTAAACAGTTTTAAGGAATGAGACCATTCTTGGcttgctttttcaatttttttgttctttttcacttAGTGTGTTGTCTTGCGTGATGAGTTAGtttgttttgaaaattgcGAATGGAATTTCGGGCAATTATTCACATCTCGAAGAACAACTTTCAagccaattttttgaagacgCCGATTTTCAGTATCTACTAAAGCATTAGTAACTAGCCAGCAATTCGTTGATCAGCCAACAGTGAGGTAGTATTACAGGCAACATGAATATAACGAAAA
Coding sequences within it:
- the UMP1 gene encoding Ump1p (similar to Saccharomyces cerevisiae UMP1 (YBR173C); ancestral locus Anc_8.586) yields the protein MNIVPQGNFKSQVSTDQDKTVLSSAVPSLPDTLRQQGGGAVPLSTQLNDRHPLESTLNHWETTQRQRQMEQYRQIFGIAEPIKRTMELEIVNRTDFNPLSTNSSMHHDILLNKDCSIDWEDVYPGSGLQASTMVGDDVHSKIEKQLGL
- the SWD3 gene encoding Swd3p (similar to Saccharomyces cerevisiae SWD3 (YBR175W); ancestral locus Anc_8.585), which translates into the protein MFQFIASVETQDGLKASSAKISPNGQFLAITQGLNILIFDVNKQVISQTLVTSHARPFSELCWSPDGLCLATASDDFSVEIIHLSYGLLHTFVGHTAPVISLTFNRKGNLLFTSSMDESIKIWDTLNGSLMKTISAHSEAVVSVDVPVSDSSILSSGSYDGLIRIFDSGTGHCLKTLTYDKDWKRENGVVPISQVKFSENARYLLVKSLDGVVKIWDCIGGCVVRTFQVQLSEKGVLHHSCGMDFLNPEDGSTPLVISGYENGDIYCWNSDNKDLVQLLDGSLHHHNSPVMSIHCFGNIMCSLALNGDCCLWRWL